A stretch of DNA from Yoonia sp. G8-12:
GCGGCTGATCGGTGCAGGTGTGTCGCCCGAAGATATCTTGTGGGATTTCGACAATGAAATGGGCGAGCTGTTTGCCATAGACACCCCCCTGCCCCCCGTGACGCGGCGGATCAAGGCACCACAAAGTTTTGTGGAGATGGCCAACTGGGTCGTCTGGCACAAAGACCCGCAACGTTTCGCACGGCTTTATGCGCTACTGTGGCGGCTGCGCCATCAACCCGGCCTAATGCAGGACCGTGCTGATCCGGAACTGGCAAAACTGCGCCAGATGGAAAAAGGCGTGCACCGCTGCAAACATAAAATGAAGGCCTTTGTGCGCTTTCGCGATCTGCGGCAAGGCGGCGACCGGCGCAGCTTTGCCGCGTGGTTTGAACCAACGCATCACACGGTGGAACCAACCGCCCCCTTTTTTGCGCGCCGTTTTGCCGACATGGACTGGATGATCGCAACCCCTGATGTGACCGCGCAGTTCATCGACGGTAACCTGACGTTCCACCCCGGCCAGCCCAAACCCGACCTGCCCGATGACGCGACCGAGGCGCTGTGGGGAACGTATTTTTGCAATATCTTCAATCCGGCACGCCTGAAGGTGAGCGCAATGACATCCGAGATGCCCAAGAAATACTGGAAAAACCTGCCCGAAGCGCAGCATATCCACGGCCTCATCGCAGGGGCCGAGGCCAAAGTGCAGCAAATGCGCGATGCCGCCCCCACTTTGCCGCCCGAGCGGGTGGCCAAGATCAAGCGCCAGCTGCGCGGTGAGGATTAGGTGTTGAACAAGAAGTGCATTACATCGCCGTCCTTGACGATATAGGCCTTGCCCTCGGCGCGCATCTTACCCGCTTCCTTTGCAGGCTGTTCACCGCCTAAATTAACGAAGTCATCATAGGCAATCGTTTCGGCACGAATGAATCCGCGTTCAAAATCGCCGTGGATCACGCCGGCGGCCTGCGGCGCAGAGGTGCCTTCCTTGATGGTCCATGCACGGGCCTCTTTGGGGCCGACGGTGAAATAGGTTTGCAGGTGTAGCAACTCGTATCCCGCACGGATCAACCGGTCGAGACCGGCCTCTTCCAGCCCCATTTCCTCGAGGAACATCGCGGCTTCTTCGGCCTCTAACTGGCTGATCTCTTCCTCGATCCGGGCCGAGATCACCACATGGGAATTGCCCTGTGCGGCAGCCATTTCAGCCACGCGCGCGGATTGGCTGTTGCCGCTGCCTGCGCTGTCTTCTTCAACGTTGCAGACGTAAAGCACGGGCTTGGTTGTCAAAAGCTGGAGCATCTTCCACTGCTTGGCGTCGTCAGCATCCACTTTCACGGTACGGGCCGGTCGGCCATTTTCCAACGCCGCCTGCGCCATTTCCAACAGGCGCACCTGCTGAACGGCTTCTTTGTCGCCGCCGCGCACTTTGCGCACCAAGTTCTGCATGCGTTTTTCGATGCTTTCCAGATCGGCCAGCATCAGTTCGGTCTCGATCACTTCGGCATCTTCAACAGGGTCAACGCGGCCTTCGACATGGGTAATGTCGTCGTCCTCAAAGCAGCGCAGCACGTGGGCGATGGCATCACATTCGCGGATGTTCGCCAGAAACTGGTTTCCCAGCCCTTCTCCCTTGCTGGCACCCTTTACCAGACCGGCAATATCCACAAACGTCATACGCGTCGGAATGATCTGCTTGGACGAAGCAATCGCCGCCAGCTTGTCCAGCCGCGCATCAGGAACGGCCACATCACCGACATTGGGTTCAATTGTACAAAACGGGAAGTTAGCCGCCTGAGCCGCCGCCGTCTTGGTCAGCGCATTAAACAAGGTCGATTTGCCCACATTCGGCAAACCCACAATACCCATCTTGAAACCCATCA
This window harbors:
- a CDS encoding TIGR03915 family putative DNA repair protein, coding for MYTVPLPRIGTDTAWRDAAKRLIGAGVSPEDILWDFDNEMGELFAIDTPLPPVTRRIKAPQSFVEMANWVVWHKDPQRFARLYALLWRLRHQPGLMQDRADPELAKLRQMEKGVHRCKHKMKAFVRFRDLRQGGDRRSFAAWFEPTHHTVEPTAPFFARRFADMDWMIATPDVTAQFIDGNLTFHPGQPKPDLPDDATEALWGTYFCNIFNPARLKVSAMTSEMPKKYWKNLPEAQHIHGLIAGAEAKVQQMRDAAPTLPPERVAKIKRQLRGED
- the ychF gene encoding redox-regulated ATPase YchF, with the protein product MGFKMGIVGLPNVGKSTLFNALTKTAAAQAANFPFCTIEPNVGDVAVPDARLDKLAAIASSKQIIPTRMTFVDIAGLVKGASKGEGLGNQFLANIRECDAIAHVLRCFEDDDITHVEGRVDPVEDAEVIETELMLADLESIEKRMQNLVRKVRGGDKEAVQQVRLLEMAQAALENGRPARTVKVDADDAKQWKMLQLLTTKPVLYVCNVEEDSAGSGNSQSARVAEMAAAQGNSHVVISARIEEEISQLEAEEAAMFLEEMGLEEAGLDRLIRAGYELLHLQTYFTVGPKEARAWTIKEGTSAPQAAGVIHGDFERGFIRAETIAYDDFVNLGGEQPAKEAGKMRAEGKAYIVKDGDVMHFLFNT